CTTCGATACCGCGAAACAAAGGCCTCGGTTTCCCGCCCGTAACGGGTCTCCGGGTGAAGAGCGCGCCATTCACGCGGCCTGGTGGGAATGCCCTGCGCGCGGGCCCAAGACCAGATCCGGCCGAAGAGCCGTCGATCCAACCCGGCCCGACCTAGATCATGCAGAATGCAGGCGATCTGATACTGTGTGGCTCGCGCCGGCGGGTGTCCCATGCGCTGAGCCACCGCGGCGCACATCCGGGCCGTCCGGAGAGCATGCGGGCAATCGTAGCCCTTGATCAGCCGTCCGGGTCGGCGCGGGTCGGGATAGTCATAGAGATGCAGCAGTTGAGAAACGAGTGTCCGCGGAACAAGCAGCGGAGGGGACGTCATACGTGTAGGTGCCATGCAGGGGTGACGAGTCGCAGTCGATGATCGAACGGCAGAATATCGTCCGTGAAAAGAACGTGTCAAGCAAACCACGACCCGGGCAGAGGATTTCCTCGCACTCACTGCGGGGCTTTGTTATTCTGAGAGCGATGCTGACCGACAACCGGGAGGGGATCATGGCGAAGACGCGGTCCATGCACATTGTTGTGGGAAGCGCCTGCCTCCTACTGGCCCAAGCCTTCACTCCCCTGTTCGCCGCTGCAGCCGAACTGGTCGATTTGAGCGGCAAAGCCGCCGCCTTCGTCACCCTGCGCAGTCGGGATAATTTTTCGAGCGAATACCGGTACGATGTGACGGTCCGCAACAATTCCGCCGATCTCTTCATCGCCGACTCCCTCATCATCGTCCTGGATCGCATTACCAATATCGGCGGGCAGGATCGTGAGAACCTGACCGGCGAATCCCTCCTGAACCGAATGGAAATCATCGGCCAGGACGGCACCACTGAGGACGGAAGACCGTTCTTTCGCGTCCCGCAAGGATCGGGGCCTGACCTCACCCCGAACAGCGAGAGCCTCCCTGTGACCGTCCGCATCCGGAACCGGGACTATGTCGCGGTCTTTACCCCGTCTTTCCGGGTCATGGGGCAAAAACGGGACGCACCTAAACAGAAAAACACGGCGGCGGCCGCTGCCGCCGCGGCCGCACCGCACAAGGCCACCACGGACAAGCTGATTCAACTCCTGATCAAGAAGGGCCTGATCACGCCGCAGGAAGCCCAGTCTCTGAGCCAACCATGAGCCCCCCAGTCTGCAAGGCCTGTGTCGGCACCTGGCCCAGCCGGGAACAGTTCATCGCCGATTGCGGACTCACCCGGGCCTACCTGCATGACGATCAGTTCTTCCCAGGCTGGACCGTGCTCGTCCTGAAACGCCACGCCACGGAACTCTTCCACCTCTCTCGCGACGAACGCAGTCGGCTCATAGATGAAGTGTCCGGGGTCGCGGCCCTGCTCGCGCAAGAGTGGCAGGCGGTGAAGATCAATTATGAATTGCTCGGTAACCAGCTCCCGCATATCCATTGGCATCTGATTCCGCGCCTTCCTCGGGATCCCGCGCCGCTCGAACCGGTGTGGCGTATTGCACACGAACCGGTTCGACTTGAACCGACCGCACTCGCTTCGGAAATCGACCGTCTCAGAAACATCTGGCCGTTTCATCCAAACCAGTCCGCCCTAAACCCCTGAGGTCCTCGACTGGTCGCGATGTCGAATCAACCTGCCCTACCAAGCGCAAGGAGGCCCCGCACATTCCTTGGGGCCCTGCTCTGGTCTCTGCCGCTGCACGTGCTTGCCTCGATCGCCGTCGTCGGAGGGGCTGCCGCCTATTACAGCAGCACGGTATCCTCCCATGGCACCTGGGCCATAGTCGGAAGCTGGTCGCTGACGGCCCTCTACGTTGTCGGTGCCCTGATCGGCGGCGCCCTTGCGGGGGTGTTGAGCGCAGCCCAACAGACGGTAGAGCGGCTGGAACTCACGCTCCGGGACTGGCTCCATGCCTTGCCTGCCATGCAGTCGGCGTCCACTTCGCCAGGACGAAGTCTTGCCGCGGCTCGCCAGGAATACGAAGCCATGGTCGACCGATGCGTGACTCAGACCGCCGGCCGTCTGAGACTTCCGCGCTGGCTCGAAAGGCTGATTCGCGCAGCGCTGCAGGGCGTGGTTGTGGATCGGTTCATGACCTCCTGCGCGGACCGGGGACTCAACCTGGTCGCCCCGCAGGAATTCAGAAACTGGTTGCTGGCGGAAGGCGTCAGCCTGGGGTTCATGCCGGTTCAGGATCAATTGTCCTGGTGGCGCTACCTGATACTGGGCCTCCTGGCTCTGCTGGTCGCGATGGTCCTCGCGCTCGCATTCCTCAACCATTGAATGCTCCCCGCACCTCATCCACGACACAGGTTCCATGCGAGATTCCGTGGAATTTCCGCTTCGTCTATGTGTATAAAGGAACGTCTCTTTTCATGCGGAGGATTGTCGGCGCCTATGTTTCTGCTCCACGCCACCAAGGGAGGGTGGCCTTTGATCCTGGCCCTGGCGTTGCTCATTCACCCGGCTTGGGCCGGCGCGCAAGAAGACCCTACCGCGATCCCCGCGCCGGAACCGATTCGAGAAGAACCGCTTCCCTCTGAATCCGTCGCGCAGCCGGCATTGCCGACGCCGATTCCAGCGCCCGTGCCACTCAGCCTGTTGGAGACCCTGACCCAGGCCCGCCAAGCCCTACACCTCGAACCCGATGCCCAGGAGCCACGCCTCACGCTGGGCAGAACCCTTTTCCAGCTGGGCGATACCGATGGCGCCATCGACGAATACCGGACCGCCCTGCGATTCCATCCGACCGTTGCGCAGGCTCATCTCGATTTGGGCACGGCGCTCATGGCCAAGCAAGACTGGCGCAACGCCATGACGGAACTCCAGGAAGCCGTCCGCCTCGATCCGACCCTCGTGCAGGCGCACTACAGCATGGGGACGATCCATTACACCCGCGGCAATGTACAATCGGCCATCAAGGCCTATCAGGAAGCCCTGCGGCTCAAAGCGGACTTTGCCGAAGCCCACTACCGCCTCGGACTGGTCTTGAAAGTGGCGGGACGGGACAAGGACGCGGCGCAGGAACTGGAAGCCGCCGCGCTGGCAGGATTGACCAAAGCCCAATACTTTCTCGGTAACGCCTACCGCTCAGGCCAGGGCGTGGAGAAGAGCCAGATCATGGCCATCACCTGGTGGGCGCGGGCCTTTGAGCAGGGTTTGCCGGAAGCAGCGCAGGCCCTGACCCAACTCCGGCGGCTGGCAGCGGTCAAAGGCACCCTGCAGACAAAACAATCCAAGGCGGCGGCTGAGGCCTTCAAAAATTATTGCGATCAGCTCTGGCTGGATTTCCCCGATCTGGATCGGGGGGACCAGGCCACGGAAACCGTCGGCACCACACTCCTCAAACAAGGGCGCACAGGCGAAGCCCTGCCGGTGCTGCTGCGGGAAGCCTATGCGCTCAACGACATCTCGCACGCGGCACTGGTCCAACTCTACGAGCAGGGACTCGACGGACAACTTCCCCCCCACGGCCAATGGATTCTGAGTTATCTGGAATCCACCGCAGCCGATGGCGCGATTCCTTCACGCACAGCCCTGGCTCGCATCTACGCCAAAGGGCTCGGCCTGGCACCGGACCTCGCCAAGGCCAAAAGTTATCTGAAGGGGATGCCGCGGGAAGAGGTCAAACGTATTCTTGACGAAATCACCCCTGAGACTCCAAAACCGTAGTAAGCTGTTGGACATGATTTCAATGGCCTCGACATGCCGGACGGTATGTCTCACGGGCAGGAGCAGAACCGCTCGCAGGATGTTCACACAGTCCGCTCGACCCAACCCACTGCCCCATGCGGGCGATGGATGCGGGCACCGACGAACCTGTTCATCATCCCGCTAGTCGCCACGACCCATGCAAATAGCCACTCGCCTGTTCGTCAGGAATGTCTGGCTGCAAGCCGTCGTCATGGCGCTGGCTTCCGTCGCCCTCACCGAAATCCTATGGGCGCCGGCGCCCGTGACTTACCACGCGCTCGAATGGGCCCCCTACGACACGTGGATGGGGCTCCGCGCACAACCGACCCCCGACTCGCACCTGCTGCTGGTCGTGAGAGATCAGGCCAGCGAACAACAGTTCGGCACCGGTCTGTGGGATCGCAGTCTTCCGGCCAGGCTCATTGCGGGTTTGCACGATGCGGGAGCGGCAGCGATCGGGATCGATATTCCGCTCGACCTCCCGAGCCCTCCCAACCTCGGCGGCGCCGTCAGTGACGCCTTACTGACCGAAGCAGTGACATCCGCCGGAACCGTCTCCTATCCCGCATTGTCGACGGCTCCGGGCGAACAGGAGACGGCCCTCTCCGCCGTCCCCGCACACAGCCTCACGCCGCGCCGAAGCGCCATACAGCCGGCTCTGGACCCTGATCGCATTGTGCGACGGGCCGGGCTCTTTCGCGGCGCCGGGACGGACGAACTCCCCGCCCTGGGCTTCTCCTTAGCGGCCACATTCTGGCAAGTGCCCCTCGATCAGGTGGAACGCCGCACCGGACAGGTTCGGGTGCAGAACGCACGGTGGCCCGGTGGGAGGACGAGTACCCTGTCGATGCCGCTCGACCGCCAGGGCCGGCTCCTGCTCAATTTCTCCGGACAGCTACTTCCCGCCGCTTTCGACACCGTCACCGTGCTGGAACTTTCCCACCT
This sequence is a window from Nitrospira sp.. Protein-coding genes within it:
- a CDS encoding HIT family protein — its product is MSPPVCKACVGTWPSREQFIADCGLTRAYLHDDQFFPGWTVLVLKRHATELFHLSRDERSRLIDEVSGVAALLAQEWQAVKINYELLGNQLPHIHWHLIPRLPRDPAPLEPVWRIAHEPVRLEPTALASEIDRLRNIWPFHPNQSALNP
- a CDS encoding tetratricopeptide repeat protein, encoding MFLLHATKGGWPLILALALLIHPAWAGAQEDPTAIPAPEPIREEPLPSESVAQPALPTPIPAPVPLSLLETLTQARQALHLEPDAQEPRLTLGRTLFQLGDTDGAIDEYRTALRFHPTVAQAHLDLGTALMAKQDWRNAMTELQEAVRLDPTLVQAHYSMGTIHYTRGNVQSAIKAYQEALRLKADFAEAHYRLGLVLKVAGRDKDAAQELEAAALAGLTKAQYFLGNAYRSGQGVEKSQIMAITWWARAFEQGLPEAAQALTQLRRLAAVKGTLQTKQSKAAAEAFKNYCDQLWLDFPDLDRGDQATETVGTTLLKQGRTGEALPVLLREAYALNDISHAALVQLYEQGLDGQLPPHGQWILSYLESTAADGAIPSRTALARIYAKGLGLAPDLAKAKSYLKGMPREEVKRILDEITPETPKP